In Chlorobiota bacterium, the sequence GATGGAGTACAAAGGTGAGCGATTGGGGTTGGTGGAGTTCCGCAAATACTGGGGCGGATATCTCCACTCCATGCCCCTTGCCGCCGCGGTCCGCAAGGAGCTTGTGCTGATGAACGACGTTGAGGAAATCCACCGCCGGATTGAACGCTACCGTGAAGAAGTCGAGGAATTTAACCGGAAGAAAGAGGAGTGGGGAATGGAGGAAGGCACGGCGGTGGGGTAAGCAATATCTATCCAATAATGGGCCAAACGCAACAACGTTTGGTCCATTATTATTCAGACTTCTACTGTGGGAAATTCCGGCCGGTGGATTTTTTATTTTTTTTGAACGAGCGAATTTCTGCTGGATCAATCGTGCGATTAAATCCGTGGGGATCGCGAAAAATGTAGGGAAGGTCACGCAACTCCGCAGAAATTTCTGGCGGAGAATGTTGCTGGATAAACTCAAACGTTGTCCCATCCAACGCAAGCTGGTGGACCCCGATTTTTTTCTGAATAATCGGCAGAAATTCTGGGTTGATTTCGTACCCTATCGAATTTCTTCCAAGATTTTTTGCTACCAGCGCGGTGGTTCCGCTTCCAAGAAATGGGTCCAGCACGGTTTCGCCAACAAAGGAGAACATTTTCGTTAGCCTTCGCGGCAATTCTTCGGGGAACATGGCGATGTGGCTATCCTGCTTGGCCCCCGCAAAATTCCAGTGGCCCGCAAAAAATGTGTTCCATTCTTCGGCGGTCATTTTTGAATCTTCTTTTTGCTGCGGTGTTGGTTTTGGGGCATCGCCAAGTTTTTTAAAAATCAGCACAAACTCATAATCCAATTTCAAAATTCCGTTGCGCGGGTAGGGATAGGACCCCATTTGCACCCCGCCGCCGGTGGTGTTGGTGGTGGTGATTTTCTGCCAGATCACCGCCCCCATGTAATCGAACCCCAGCGACTCGCAGCACTTGATGATCTCCGTCCGAATAGGGATAACCTTGTAGCGGCCATAATATGCCGAGCGTGCAAACTGGTCGCCGATATTGATGCACAGCCGGCAGCCATCATGCAGCACCCGGTGGCACTCCTTCCAAACAAGGTTCAGGTTGTTGATGTAGCTTTCGTAGGATTCGTGGAACCCAAGCTGGTGATCGGAACCGTAATCCTTCAGCTGCCAGTATGGCGGCGAGGTGATGGCAAGGTGAACCGAGCGGTCCGCGGTTTCCTTCATGGTGCGGCTGTCGCCGTTGATGATGCGATGATGCGTTGTTCCCATAGCTCTATTGTGTGGCCACATCTTTTGGCCACAAAGGTAGCAAACCGCTGGTTCCAGCCCACTCCACTTTTCCCCTTTTTCCGTTCGTCAAATTGGTTAGCTTCATGGGTGGAAACGGTGAGTTCAGATTTGGGGAGAGGGGTAGGGGATGGAGATCAGAAAAAACGGAACTCGCAGCTTGCACGCCACGGTTATTAACCCAAGATTGCCCATTAATTTTTCCCAAATAACTGGCAACCCTTCAATGTCCCTTATCTCTCTCTATTCGGAGCTTACTAGCAAGATTGCTCGCACGCGCCGCCGCGAGCAAAACTTGCACCTCTCCACCGCGCTCTGGAACACCATTGCGGGGGGATTAGCCGTGTGGTCGGGGGCGATTGCGTTGGAGATGCTGGGGGAGTTCGATTCCGCCGGGCGGACGGCGATTGTGGTTGCTTCCGTTGGGCTGTGTGGACTGCTGGCCGCGTGGCAGCTTGCCGGTCCCGTTGGCCGCCGGTTTGGCCTGCTCCGCTGGCACGACGACGACACCATTGCCCGGCGCGTTGGCCACCGCATCCCCGACGTTGGCGACCGGCTGGTAAACACGCTGCAACTCTATCGCGCATTAAGCTCCGGCACGTTGACCGGCGGATACTCAGCTCCGCTTGCCGAAGCCGCAATCGCTGCGCAGGGGGAGCCGCTGCGCCACCATGATTACGACGTTATCATTGACCCGCAGGAACGGCGGCGTTCACTCCTTCTGCTGCTCAGTTCCGCGGTGATGATGGGATCCCTTTGGCTTGCCGCTCCCGATGCCGCCAGCAACGCACTCTATCGCTTAAGCCATTACAACCGTGAGTTCCCGAAGCCCGCTCCGTACTCGCTGAGCATCCAGCCGG encodes:
- a CDS encoding site-specific DNA-methyltransferase, with translation MGTTHHRIINGDSRTMKETADRSVHLAITSPPYWQLKDYGSDHQLGFHESYESYINNLNLVWKECHRVLHDGCRLCINIGDQFARSAYYGRYKVIPIRTEIIKCCESLGFDYMGAVIWQKITTTNTTGGGVQMGSYPYPRNGILKLDYEFVLIFKKLGDAPKPTPQQKEDSKMTAEEWNTFFAGHWNFAGAKQDSHIAMFPEELPRRLTKMFSFVGETVLDPFLGSGTTALVAKNLGRNSIGYEINPEFLPIIQKKIGVHQLALDGTTFEFIQQHSPPEISAELRDLPYIFRDPHGFNRTIDPAEIRSFKKNKKSTGRNFPQ